Proteins found in one Pseudomonadota bacterium genomic segment:
- the rnc gene encoding ribonuclease III, with protein sequence MIQPVNKLANALGLELSEHNELEAALTHRSAGSRNNERLEFLGDAILGFVIASRIFSVRQEAAEGDMSRIRAALVRKETLADIAQEWEFGQYLRLGSGELKSGGYRRASILADAVEAVIGAVYLDQGMASAEQLIDVLYGSRLTQIAVTSVKKDAKSRLQEHLQANGDALPTYRIVSETGPAHQRRFEVECALTERQLSALGNGRSRRLAEQAAAEAVLAMLSENVT encoded by the coding sequence TTGATTCAGCCGGTCAACAAACTGGCAAACGCACTGGGGCTTGAGCTGTCCGAGCACAATGAGCTCGAAGCGGCGCTAACTCACCGCAGTGCTGGGTCGCGCAACAATGAGCGACTGGAATTTCTGGGTGACGCGATTCTCGGTTTCGTCATTGCGTCGCGGATCTTTAGTGTTCGGCAGGAAGCGGCTGAGGGTGATATGAGTCGCATTCGCGCGGCGCTGGTTCGTAAAGAGACCCTGGCGGACATCGCTCAGGAATGGGAATTCGGACAGTATTTACGCCTGGGCAGCGGCGAGCTCAAAAGCGGCGGATATCGTCGCGCTTCGATTCTCGCGGATGCGGTCGAGGCCGTAATTGGCGCGGTCTATCTTGATCAAGGGATGGCGTCAGCGGAGCAGCTGATCGATGTGCTGTATGGTTCGCGACTGACGCAAATTGCGGTCACGTCGGTAAAAAAAGACGCCAAAAGCCGCCTACAAGAGCATCTTCAGGCAAACGGTGATGCACTACCCACGTATCGCATAGTGAGTGAAACGGGGCCGGCACATCAGCGGCGCTTCGAGGTGGAGTGCGCGTTAACCGAGCGGCAGTTATCCGCATTGGGTAATGGTCGAAGTCGACGCTTGGC
- a CDS encoding DUF4845 domain-containing protein, whose translation MKNKQQGMTLIGWIGVIVIILVLALAAIRLVPVYLQYFRVADVIRDVPLQMQNENNGVTPQKIRLYIDKRFDVEAITVITSKDVKIERKSESFIVTADYSHEVPYMVNVNFLVDFVTSSEVRR comes from the coding sequence ATGAAGAACAAACAGCAAGGTATGACCCTGATCGGCTGGATTGGAGTAATCGTAATCATTTTGGTTTTGGCGCTCGCTGCCATACGGTTAGTGCCGGTTTATTTACAGTATTTCCGTGTCGCCGATGTTATTCGCGATGTGCCGCTGCAAATGCAGAACGAGAATAATGGCGTGACGCCGCAGAAAATTCGTCTGTACATTGATAAGCGCTTCGATGTTGAGGCGATTACTGTTATCACCTCAAAAGACGTCAAAATTGAGCGAAAGAGCGAATCATTTATCGTTACAGCAGACTATTCCCATGAAGTGCCGTATATGGTTAACGTCAACTTCCTCGTTGATTTTGTGACCAGTTCCGAAGTCAGGCGTTGA